Proteins found in one Microbacterium sp. LWS13-1.2 genomic segment:
- a CDS encoding ABC transporter permease subunit, with product MTLDVEHVTPATAVIPQPRRLTTRARFSRSVRRYWQLYLLLLLPIVWFIVFRYVPMANAVIAFKNYNPIDGVWGSPWVGFDNFERLFGNPVFPRLVANTFILAAYTLIASLPLPIILALALNEVRLRFFKRTVQLMTYAPYFISTVVIVSMTILLLSPRVGLLGRTFSFFGAGQVDLLADADFFRHIYVATDLWTTTGYSAVIYLAALASVDVSLYEAAKIDGASRLQKIRHVDLPALMPTATIILILGVGNIMAIGFEKAFLLQNALNLSTSEIIPTYVYKTGILNANFSLGATIGLFNAVISLVLLLVVNAVSKRVTGSGLW from the coding sequence ATGACGCTCGACGTTGAGCATGTGACACCCGCCACGGCGGTGATCCCGCAGCCGCGAAGGCTGACCACTCGCGCACGGTTCTCCCGGAGCGTGCGGCGGTACTGGCAGCTCTATCTGCTCCTGCTGCTGCCCATCGTGTGGTTCATCGTGTTCCGGTACGTGCCGATGGCGAACGCCGTGATCGCGTTCAAGAACTACAACCCCATCGACGGGGTGTGGGGGAGCCCCTGGGTCGGCTTCGACAACTTCGAGCGGCTGTTCGGCAACCCCGTGTTCCCGCGACTGGTGGCCAACACGTTCATCCTCGCCGCGTACACCTTGATCGCCAGCCTGCCGCTGCCGATCATCCTGGCGCTCGCGCTGAACGAGGTGCGGCTGCGCTTCTTCAAGCGCACGGTGCAGCTCATGACGTACGCCCCGTACTTCATCTCGACGGTCGTGATCGTGTCGATGACGATCCTGCTGCTGTCGCCTCGCGTCGGCCTGCTGGGGCGCACGTTCAGCTTCTTCGGCGCCGGCCAGGTCGACCTGCTGGCCGACGCCGACTTCTTCCGCCACATCTACGTGGCCACCGACCTGTGGACGACGACGGGGTATTCGGCGGTCATCTACCTCGCGGCGCTCGCGTCCGTGGACGTCTCGCTCTATGAAGCGGCGAAGATCGACGGTGCCTCGCGCCTGCAGAAGATCCGGCACGTCGATCTGCCCGCGCTCATGCCGACGGCGACGATCATCCTCATCCTGGGCGTCGGAAACATCATGGCCATCGGGTTCGAGAAGGCCTTCCTGCTGCAGAACGCGCTCAACCTCTCGACGTCGGAGATCATCCCGACGTACGTGTACAAGACGGGCATCCTCAACGCGAACTTCAGTCTCGGCGCGACGATCGGCCTCTTCAACGCCGTGATCAGCCTGGTGCTGCTGCTCGTCGTCAATGCGGTGTCCAAGCGGGTCACGGGAAGCGGGCTGTGGTGA
- a CDS encoding ABC transporter permease produces MSLTAATRAETTKLFSTSVWWILAVVLFAYVAFTAAALGFVFAAAATGALPGNAPPLPEEGLAATLYSTATAVGYVFPLLVGTLMVTAEFRHKTLTPTFLATPRRGRVLAAKLAVGVLIGVVLGVIGIAAALGTSAAFLAGFGLETEITSLDTWTMLGRMLLAYVLWTLIGVGVGALVRNQVGAIVGVLVFTQFVEPIGRTAAAFVDGLSGFTRFLPGAASDALVGASVLSASMPQGSAEPLEWWAGGLILLGYAVVFVVVGHLVSWRRDVS; encoded by the coding sequence ATGAGCCTGACCGCAGCCACGCGCGCCGAGACGACGAAGCTCTTCTCGACCAGCGTCTGGTGGATCCTCGCCGTCGTCCTCTTCGCCTACGTCGCCTTCACCGCGGCCGCCCTCGGCTTCGTGTTCGCCGCTGCGGCGACGGGCGCGCTTCCTGGCAACGCGCCACCGCTCCCCGAAGAGGGCCTGGCCGCGACCCTCTACAGCACGGCCACCGCGGTCGGGTATGTCTTCCCCCTCCTCGTGGGCACGCTCATGGTGACCGCGGAGTTCCGGCACAAGACGCTGACCCCGACGTTCCTCGCGACGCCGCGCCGCGGCCGGGTGCTCGCCGCGAAGCTCGCCGTCGGCGTCCTCATCGGCGTGGTGCTCGGCGTCATCGGCATCGCGGCGGCGCTGGGCACGTCGGCCGCCTTCCTCGCCGGCTTCGGGCTCGAGACCGAGATCACATCGCTCGACACCTGGACGATGCTCGGACGGATGCTGCTCGCCTACGTGCTCTGGACCCTCATCGGCGTCGGGGTCGGCGCCCTGGTGCGCAACCAGGTCGGGGCCATCGTCGGCGTGCTGGTCTTCACGCAATTCGTCGAGCCCATCGGCCGCACCGCCGCGGCGTTCGTCGACGGCCTGTCGGGCTTCACGCGGTTCCTCCCCGGCGCCGCCAGCGACGCCCTCGTGGGAGCGAGCGTGCTGTCGGCGAGCATGCCGCAGGGCTCGGCGGAGCCGCTCGAGTGGTGGGCGGGCGGCCTCATCCTGCTCGGCTACGCGGTGGTGTTCGTCGTGGTCGGCCACCTCGTGAGCTGGCGCCGCGACGTCAGCTGA
- a CDS encoding DnaJ domain-containing protein, translated as MFDSPLSASAYEVLAVDPAVDDETLRKAYRLRLRQTHPDTGGDAAVFVQVQRAWELVGTPDARAAYDRGHGFGEAAAPEWSGWRPPAARTDTRPRARSYGHPGGWRRERYLTLIREWAGRGVTLDDPYDPALVRSAPVALRRLLADALAEEATARIVADLGMGYTVWHDVAAAGRDADPDAKIDHVVLGPSGLYGILSEDFGGPARLRRGEFIGDGVSGAPLAELLAHMRVISRGAGVRFSGAIVVLPDEDVIDPIQELGKVRGVRVAVTSRSALATVLRRGITGARDIGGNEVFDIRTRLQQTVRFA; from the coding sequence GTGTTCGACAGTCCGCTCTCGGCGTCGGCCTACGAGGTGCTCGCGGTCGACCCCGCTGTCGACGACGAGACGCTGCGCAAGGCCTATCGCCTGCGGCTGCGGCAGACCCACCCCGACACCGGCGGCGACGCCGCCGTGTTCGTCCAGGTGCAGCGCGCGTGGGAGCTCGTCGGCACACCGGACGCCCGCGCGGCGTACGACCGCGGCCACGGGTTCGGCGAGGCGGCGGCCCCCGAGTGGTCGGGCTGGCGGCCGCCGGCGGCCCGCACCGACACCCGTCCGCGTGCGCGCTCGTACGGGCACCCGGGCGGCTGGCGTCGCGAGCGCTACCTCACGCTCATCCGCGAGTGGGCCGGACGCGGCGTGACGCTCGACGACCCGTACGATCCGGCGCTCGTGCGCTCGGCCCCCGTGGCGTTGCGGCGCCTGCTCGCTGATGCGCTCGCCGAGGAGGCGACGGCCCGCATCGTGGCCGACCTCGGCATGGGCTACACGGTGTGGCACGATGTCGCCGCGGCGGGACGGGATGCCGATCCCGACGCCAAGATCGACCACGTCGTGCTCGGCCCGAGCGGCCTGTACGGCATCCTGTCGGAGGACTTCGGCGGACCCGCGCGCCTGCGGCGCGGCGAGTTCATCGGCGACGGCGTCTCGGGCGCACCGCTGGCCGAGCTGCTGGCTCACATGCGGGTCATCTCACGCGGGGCGGGCGTCCGCTTCAGTGGCGCGATCGTGGTGCTGCCCGACGAAGACGTGATCGATCCGATCCAGGAGCTCGGCAAGGTTCGCGGCGTGCGGGTCGCGGTGACGTCGCGCAGTGCGCTGGCGACCGTGCTGCGTCGTGGCATCACCGGCGCGCGCGACATCGGCGGCAACGAGGTCTTCGACATCCGCACCCGGCTGCAGCAGACCGTCCGCTTCGCATAG
- a CDS encoding LssY C-terminal domain-containing protein: protein MATRTRRRAYSIGVAIDWFFFVFAGLAALWLAYLSFTETFHVGWWGIPFFLAFWLLLAYLVLPRLHRILTTIYVPEYFIGRTRTSDGLLGDPVNLAFQGSGEQIRAALEAAGWTRAEPVTLGSSWRIVASTLTRRSYDEAPVSPLFLFGRQQDFAYQQEVDGNPAQRHHVRFWRCPDDWLLPGGRRVEWLAAGTFDTRVGLSLFTLQVTHKIDADTDVERDHIVRTVTDADARVAVDVIADFATGYHARNGGGDSIRTDGDLPIVDVRAVEPRVGASGEVAA from the coding sequence ATGGCAACCCGAACCCGGCGCCGCGCGTACTCGATCGGTGTGGCGATCGACTGGTTCTTCTTCGTCTTCGCCGGGCTGGCGGCACTGTGGCTGGCCTACCTCAGCTTCACCGAGACGTTCCACGTCGGCTGGTGGGGCATCCCGTTCTTCCTGGCGTTCTGGCTGCTGCTCGCCTACCTCGTGCTGCCCCGCCTGCACCGCATCCTCACCACCATCTACGTGCCCGAGTACTTCATCGGACGCACCCGGACCAGCGACGGGCTCCTCGGTGATCCGGTGAACCTGGCGTTCCAGGGCAGCGGCGAGCAGATCCGCGCCGCGCTCGAGGCCGCCGGCTGGACGCGCGCAGAGCCCGTCACCCTCGGGTCTTCATGGCGCATCGTCGCGTCGACGCTCACGCGGCGCAGCTACGACGAGGCGCCGGTGAGCCCGCTGTTCCTCTTCGGCCGCCAGCAGGACTTCGCGTACCAGCAGGAGGTCGACGGCAATCCCGCGCAACGTCACCATGTGCGGTTCTGGCGCTGCCCCGACGACTGGCTGCTGCCCGGCGGGCGCCGGGTCGAGTGGCTCGCCGCGGGCACCTTCGACACGCGGGTGGGCCTGTCGCTGTTCACGCTGCAGGTCACGCACAAGATCGACGCCGACACCGATGTCGAGCGCGACCACATCGTCCGGACGGTGACGGATGCCGATGCCCGCGTCGCTGTCGACGTCATCGCCGACTTCGCCACCGGCTACCACGCGCGCAACGGCGGCGGCGACAGCATCCGCACCGACGGCGACCTGCCCATCGTCGACGTGCGGGCGGTCGAGCCGCGCGTCGGCGCGTCCGGGGAGGTGGCGGCGTGA
- a CDS encoding enoyl-CoA hydratase/isomerase family protein — MTDLATDAAEPTVLARASGGLGRLTLNRPRAINALDLGMVRRLHEVLDAWEHDTEVDVVLLDGAGERGLCAGGDVRGLAEQVTSGRAEDAGVFFRDEYAINARIAEYPKPFIAFADGITMGGGIGVAGHAAIRIVTERSQLAMPETRIGFTPDVGGTWLLAHAPGRLGEYLGLTGAVMDASDAIYAGFADHFVPHENLDAVRDALETRADPSTPTELVLLFDETPVRSKLEAARAWIDDAFAADTVPEIVERLRARPEPEASATADLLGELSPTGLAVTLAAVRRARELPGLRDALDQEYGLVMWFATTQPDLAEGIRAQVIDKDRSPRWQPATLADLPPDVGATALAHRPDIPLWG, encoded by the coding sequence GTGACCGACCTCGCCACCGACGCCGCAGAGCCTACCGTCCTCGCACGCGCGAGCGGGGGCCTCGGGCGCCTGACCCTGAACCGTCCGCGGGCGATCAACGCCCTCGACCTCGGCATGGTCCGTCGGCTGCACGAGGTCCTCGACGCTTGGGAGCACGACACCGAGGTCGACGTCGTGCTGCTCGACGGCGCCGGCGAGCGCGGGCTGTGCGCCGGCGGCGACGTGCGCGGGCTCGCCGAGCAGGTCACGAGCGGCCGCGCCGAGGACGCCGGGGTGTTCTTCCGCGACGAGTACGCGATCAACGCCCGCATCGCCGAGTACCCGAAGCCCTTCATCGCGTTCGCGGACGGCATCACGATGGGCGGGGGCATCGGCGTCGCAGGGCACGCGGCGATCCGCATCGTGACCGAGCGGTCGCAGCTGGCGATGCCCGAGACGCGCATCGGCTTCACCCCCGACGTCGGCGGCACGTGGCTGCTGGCCCACGCGCCGGGCCGCCTGGGGGAGTACCTCGGACTCACCGGGGCGGTGATGGATGCCTCGGACGCGATCTACGCCGGATTCGCCGACCACTTCGTGCCGCACGAGAACCTCGACGCGGTCCGCGATGCGCTCGAGACGCGCGCCGATCCCTCCACGCCGACCGAGCTGGTGCTGCTCTTCGACGAGACACCGGTGCGATCGAAGCTCGAGGCGGCACGCGCGTGGATCGACGACGCCTTCGCCGCCGACACTGTGCCCGAGATCGTCGAGCGACTGCGCGCGCGCCCCGAGCCCGAGGCATCCGCCACCGCCGATCTGCTCGGCGAGCTCTCGCCGACCGGGCTCGCGGTGACGCTGGCGGCCGTGCGCCGCGCGCGCGAGCTGCCGGGACTGCGCGACGCGCTCGACCAGGAGTACGGGCTCGTGATGTGGTTCGCCACGACCCAGCCCGACCTCGCGGAGGGCATCCGGGCGCAGGTCATCGACAAGGACCGCTCGCCGCGCTGGCAGCCCGCGACGCTCGCCGACCTGCCGCCGGACGTCGGTGCGACCGCGCTGGCCCACCGACCCGACATCCCGCTCTGGGGTTGA
- a CDS encoding ATP-binding cassette domain-containing protein, whose amino-acid sequence MPHGQSLEFSGVTKRFGAVTAVSGLTARVQPGQVTGFLGPNGAGKTTTLRILLGLVRATDGHATIGGKRYAELDQPLQTVGAVLEASSFHPGRTAAAHLTIYAQAAGIAKTRVGEVLDLVGLTDAAGRKVGGFSLGMRQRLGLAYALLGDPGVLVLDEPANGLDPEGIRWMRGFLRQLAAEGRTVLVSSHLLAEVQQTVDALLIISRGRLVFQGSIDELTDPDEHATVVDAPDRAALMDALRAAGVPFEVLRSGLTVRGVDPAAVGAAAAAGGVALSSLHRRGPALEEVFLDLVNGVRVHASATGAVGSLSPVQGTDAAAGAAGVIGVAAAAASAEPDAAASAESVEVTAVDAVAVDAIAVDVVPVDAVPPESAEATAVDAVAVDAIAAQSVEAPASDEDGDSEADEAEESALSAAALDAEATGAPGAAAALAAAAGAAWAGESREARDEEPFAERGHAPAYADSAESAHDAGAGGEDLPAAAEPPLAVSAPSMYSVAGTGVIDIVPAAAQNAAQPAPASAEEQDDEQDDEQVDAEHAAAEPAAEAPSARAAILEESGEYPADDPWAPEDADPDVEALGEIDDELSTPEPADADDDRPWEHYVKTDSDVEADAFFAAFDADGNPRAVPGGEADAASDPDADAEAQPAGDADPGADTDPADPGPTPGADPEHAGDAEPDVDTDPPSATSESHPEDAGDPDAAPEDPPAATEDPGPGPDPEPWIPPEAAAFEDAYDDAVPATEVPATEVPETTTETATEVPETTTDDTAEPVPPTPDEASVPSDGDEERVAADDRESVDQERGDR is encoded by the coding sequence ATGCCCCACGGCCAGTCGCTGGAGTTCTCAGGTGTCACCAAGCGCTTCGGCGCCGTCACGGCCGTCTCCGGGCTCACCGCCCGCGTCCAGCCCGGGCAGGTGACCGGATTCCTCGGCCCGAACGGCGCCGGCAAGACCACGACGCTGCGGATCCTCTTGGGCCTCGTCCGCGCCACGGACGGCCACGCGACGATCGGCGGCAAGCGCTACGCCGAGCTCGACCAGCCGCTGCAGACCGTCGGCGCCGTGCTCGAGGCATCCAGCTTCCACCCCGGTCGCACGGCGGCGGCGCACCTCACCATCTACGCGCAGGCCGCGGGCATCGCGAAGACGCGCGTCGGCGAGGTGCTGGACCTCGTGGGATTGACGGATGCCGCGGGCCGCAAGGTCGGCGGATTCTCACTCGGCATGCGCCAGCGCCTGGGCCTCGCCTACGCGCTGCTGGGCGACCCGGGCGTGCTCGTGCTCGACGAGCCGGCGAACGGCCTCGATCCCGAGGGGATCCGCTGGATGCGCGGCTTCCTCCGCCAGCTCGCGGCCGAGGGCCGCACGGTGCTCGTGTCGTCGCACCTGCTCGCCGAGGTGCAGCAGACCGTCGACGCGCTGCTGATCATCTCGCGCGGGCGCCTGGTGTTCCAGGGCTCCATCGACGAGCTCACCGACCCCGACGAGCACGCCACGGTCGTCGATGCCCCCGACCGCGCGGCGCTCATGGATGCCCTGCGGGCGGCGGGCGTGCCGTTCGAAGTGCTCCGCTCGGGCCTGACCGTGCGCGGCGTCGACCCGGCCGCCGTGGGTGCGGCCGCCGCAGCCGGCGGCGTGGCGCTGTCGTCGCTGCACCGGCGCGGACCGGCGCTCGAGGAGGTCTTCCTCGACCTCGTGAACGGCGTCCGCGTGCACGCCAGCGCGACCGGCGCCGTCGGCTCGCTCTCGCCGGTGCAGGGAACGGATGCCGCAGCCGGTGCGGCCGGGGTCATCGGTGTCGCCGCGGCTGCGGCCTCCGCGGAGCCGGACGCTGCGGCCTCCGCGGAATCGGTCGAGGTGACCGCCGTGGACGCGGTCGCGGTGGACGCGATCGCGGTGGACGTGGTCCCGGTGGACGCGGTCCCGCCGGAGTCGGCCGAGGCGACCGCCGTGGACGCGGTCGCGGTGGACGCGATCGCGGCGCAGTCGGTCGAGGCGCCGGCATCCGACGAGGACGGCGACTCGGAGGCGGATGAGGCCGAGGAGTCGGCGCTCAGCGCCGCGGCGCTCGATGCCGAGGCGACAGGAGCCCCCGGTGCGGCCGCCGCTCTGGCCGCGGCCGCCGGCGCCGCGTGGGCCGGCGAATCCCGCGAGGCGCGCGACGAGGAGCCCTTCGCGGAGCGTGGCCACGCACCCGCCTATGCCGATTCCGCCGAGAGCGCGCACGACGCGGGTGCCGGTGGCGAAGACCTGCCCGCTGCTGCCGAGCCACCGCTGGCGGTGTCCGCGCCGTCGATGTACTCGGTCGCCGGCACCGGGGTGATCGACATCGTTCCCGCCGCCGCGCAGAACGCGGCCCAGCCCGCGCCGGCATCCGCCGAGGAGCAGGACGACGAACAGGACGACGAGCAGGTCGACGCCGAGCACGCCGCCGCAGAGCCCGCGGCCGAGGCGCCGTCGGCGCGGGCAGCGATCCTCGAGGAGTCCGGCGAATACCCCGCCGATGATCCGTGGGCGCCGGAGGACGCGGATCCCGACGTGGAGGCCCTCGGCGAGATCGACGACGAGCTCTCGACCCCCGAGCCCGCCGACGCGGACGACGACCGTCCGTGGGAGCACTACGTCAAGACGGATTCCGATGTCGAGGCCGACGCCTTCTTCGCGGCGTTCGACGCCGACGGCAATCCTCGCGCCGTTCCCGGCGGCGAGGCGGATGCAGCATCCGACCCCGACGCGGATGCCGAAGCGCAGCCCGCCGGTGACGCCGATCCCGGGGCCGACACCGACCCGGCCGACCCCGGCCCCACTCCCGGCGCGGATCCCGAGCACGCCGGCGACGCCGAACCCGACGTCGACACCGACCCGCCCTCCGCGACCTCCGAGTCCCATCCCGAGGACGCCGGCGATCCCGACGCCGCACCCGAAGACCCGCCCGCCGCGACGGAAGACCCGGGTCCCGGGCCGGATCCCGAGCCCTGGATCCCGCCGGAGGCCGCCGCCTTCGAGGACGCGTACGACGACGCAGTCCCCGCGACCGAGGTCCCCGCGACCGAGGTCCCCGAGACCACGACCGAGACCGCGACCGAGGTCCCGGAGACCACGACCGACGACACGGCCGAGCCGGTCCCGCCGACGCCGGACGAGGCATCCGTCCCCTCCGATGGTGACGAAGAGCGCGTGGCCGCCGACGACCGCGAGTCCGTCGACCAGGAACGGGGCGACCGATGA
- the cofG gene encoding 7,8-didemethyl-8-hydroxy-5-deazariboflavin synthase CofG — protein sequence MSPSVTAPPAAASPAAVDAALARAATGERLDAADAETLLAATGEQFERLLAIAGELRDAGLAASGRPGMITYSRKVFVPLTTLCRDRCHYCVFVDTPGQLLKKRKPAYMSPEQVLAVVRQGQAMGCKEVLLTLGDRPEDRWPEARAWLDEHGFASTIEYVAHIARLVTAETGLLAHANPGVMSSEELRVLRPIAPSMGMMLETTSRRLFEEPGQVHFGSPDKDPAVRLEVIDAAGRERVPFTTGILVGIGETAADRAESLVAIRGAHERHMIDGQGHVQEVIVQNFRAKPRTAMQAAPDADLLEYVAAVAVARLVMGPRMRIQVPPNLSDPTEFDLLVRAGADDWGGVSPLTADHVNPERPWPHLDDLARMTAELGFELRERLTAQPEFVLEAETWIDSDLRPAVTALADPATGLAAAPSRAPGAGVSSSGARAPFAQRPEPVSGASSEPAASAEPAPRSLSERGTSETKRPQPAPRSSSERPSTSSGTASETKRPQPAPRSSSERPSTSSGTASETKRPQPAPRSLSERPSTSSGTASPQPGHGAVRADIRRLTDAAAADPLALDDAEWVALLEATGDDLDVLAATADDVRRYTVGEAVTLVVNRNLTSSGLRAAATDDPATFTLDDVGAIAADAWDLGATELCVQGLLPPEVDASGYLDIARAVKAAAPGIHLHAYRPQDVRDLADRSGLGLDAALAALREAGVDTVPGTGVKVLSERVRGLVAPGDLEIDRWIEGITAAHRAGLRSTSVLFYGHVETTAERVAHLRRLRAIQGASTSSATGGGFTEFVPIPLPGPAGGVPLVPGRASLDEHRAMVAVSRLLLSGSIPHVQIPWTRVGREASVVLLQSGGDDLGGTLLDGRVKPEAGIEHGLELPVTDAAAMVARLFRPFRRRTTTYGQATR from the coding sequence GTGTCCCCCTCCGTCACCGCGCCCCCCGCAGCGGCCTCCCCCGCCGCCGTCGACGCAGCGCTGGCGCGCGCCGCCACGGGCGAACGGCTCGACGCGGCCGACGCCGAGACGCTGCTCGCCGCGACCGGCGAGCAGTTCGAGCGTCTGCTCGCGATCGCAGGCGAACTGCGGGATGCCGGGCTCGCGGCATCCGGTCGCCCGGGCATGATCACGTACTCCCGCAAGGTCTTCGTCCCGCTGACGACACTGTGCCGCGATCGCTGCCACTACTGCGTGTTCGTCGACACCCCCGGCCAGCTGCTGAAGAAGCGCAAGCCCGCGTACATGTCGCCCGAGCAGGTGCTCGCCGTGGTGCGACAGGGTCAGGCGATGGGCTGCAAGGAGGTCCTGCTGACCCTCGGCGACCGCCCCGAGGATCGCTGGCCCGAGGCGCGGGCGTGGCTCGACGAGCACGGGTTCGCGTCGACGATCGAATACGTCGCCCACATCGCCCGCCTGGTGACCGCCGAGACCGGGCTGCTCGCCCACGCGAATCCGGGTGTCATGAGCTCGGAGGAGCTGCGGGTGCTGCGGCCGATCGCGCCGTCGATGGGCATGATGCTCGAGACGACGTCGCGCCGGCTGTTCGAAGAGCCCGGACAGGTCCACTTCGGCTCGCCCGACAAGGATCCGGCCGTACGGCTCGAGGTGATCGATGCGGCGGGGCGCGAGCGCGTGCCCTTCACGACCGGCATCCTCGTCGGCATCGGTGAGACCGCCGCCGACCGCGCCGAGTCGCTCGTCGCGATCCGTGGCGCCCACGAGCGGCACATGATCGATGGCCAGGGCCACGTGCAGGAAGTGATCGTGCAGAACTTCCGCGCGAAGCCCCGCACCGCGATGCAGGCCGCGCCCGACGCCGATCTGCTCGAGTACGTCGCCGCGGTCGCCGTGGCGCGACTGGTCATGGGACCCCGCATGCGGATCCAGGTGCCGCCGAACCTCTCGGATCCCACCGAGTTCGACCTGCTCGTGCGCGCCGGCGCCGACGACTGGGGCGGAGTTTCGCCGCTGACGGCCGATCACGTCAATCCCGAGCGTCCGTGGCCGCACCTCGACGACCTCGCCCGCATGACGGCCGAGCTGGGCTTCGAGCTGCGCGAGCGCCTGACCGCTCAGCCCGAGTTCGTGCTCGAGGCCGAGACGTGGATCGACTCCGACCTGCGCCCCGCCGTCACGGCGCTCGCCGACCCCGCGACCGGCCTGGCCGCCGCACCGAGCCGTGCGCCGGGTGCAGGCGTTTCGTCTTCGGGCGCCAGAGCGCCCTTCGCTCAACGACCGGAACCCGTGTCCGGGGCGTCGAGCGAGCCCGCAGCGAGCGCGGAACCCGCCCCCCGGTCGTTGAGCGAGCGAGGAACGAGCGAGACGAAACGCCCGCAACCCGCCCCCCGGTCGTCGAGCGAGCGCCCTTCGACAAGCTCAGGGACCGCGAGCGAGACGAAACGCCCGCAACCCGCCCCCCGGTCGTCGAGCGAGCGCCCTTCGACAAGCTCAGGGACCGCGAGCGAGACGAAACGCCCGCAACCCGCCCCCCGGTCGTTGAGCGAGCGCCCTTCGACAAGCTCAGGGACCGCGAGCCCGCAACCCGGCCACGGCGCCGTGCGGGCGGACATCCGCCGCCTGACCGACGCGGCCGCCGCCGACCCGCTCGCGCTCGACGACGCCGAGTGGGTCGCGCTCCTGGAGGCGACCGGCGACGACCTCGACGTGCTCGCCGCGACGGCCGACGACGTGCGCCGCTACACCGTGGGCGAGGCGGTCACGCTCGTCGTCAACCGCAACCTCACGTCCTCTGGGCTCCGCGCCGCGGCGACCGACGACCCGGCGACGTTCACGCTGGACGACGTCGGCGCCATCGCCGCCGACGCGTGGGACCTCGGCGCCACCGAGCTGTGCGTGCAGGGTCTGCTACCGCCGGAAGTAGACGCGTCGGGCTACCTCGACATCGCGCGTGCGGTGAAGGCGGCGGCGCCCGGCATCCATCTCCACGCGTACCGCCCGCAGGATGTGCGCGATCTCGCCGACCGCTCCGGTCTCGGACTCGACGCGGCGCTGGCCGCCCTGCGCGAGGCGGGCGTCGACACCGTTCCCGGCACCGGCGTCAAGGTGCTGAGCGAGCGCGTCCGCGGCCTCGTGGCCCCCGGCGACCTCGAGATCGACCGCTGGATCGAGGGCATCACCGCGGCGCATCGCGCGGGCCTCCGCTCGACGAGCGTGCTCTTCTACGGGCACGTCGAGACCACCGCCGAGCGCGTCGCGCACCTCCGGCGGCTGCGCGCGATCCAAGGCGCTTCGACAAGCTCAGCGACCGGGGGCGGGTTCACCGAGTTCGTGCCGATCCCCCTTCCGGGCCCCGCCGGCGGCGTGCCGCTCGTCCCCGGCCGGGCGTCGCTCGACGAGCACCGCGCGATGGTCGCGGTGTCGCGCCTGCTGCTGTCGGGCAGCATCCCGCACGTGCAGATCCCCTGGACGCGCGTCGGGCGCGAGGCTTCCGTCGTCCTGCTGCAGTCCGGTGGCGACGACCTGGGTGGCACGCTGCTCGACGGCCGCGTCAAGCCCGAGGCGGGCATCGAGCACGGCCTCGAACTGCCGGTGACGGATGCCGCCGCCATGGTCGCGCGGCTGTTCCGCCCGTTCCGCCGGCGCACCACGACGTACGGCCAGGCGACGCGATGA